The Tamandua tetradactyla isolate mTamTet1 chromosome 13, mTamTet1.pri, whole genome shotgun sequence genome segment TATAGGCTGCCACCCAAAAGCTACATGGGACAGGGAAAGAAGTGAGTGGCTTTTAGAGGCATGTGGCTTATTGTGTGAAGATAAAGACAGGTCAGAGGAGTAGGATAATGACTAACATGATCAGCAGTGAGACAAGGGAATACAACCGGGAGGCGCTAGGCAGACCCACTGATTGATTCCCAAATGTCTCTGGGGTTTCCTGTTCATGCCATCAAGCCATTTGGCTTGCTTGAAGATATTTTGGATGATGAATGGGACTTGTCTGGTGATATTGACCCAGAAGGATTTATAGGCAGCAGCCCAAATACCACCTTCTTCATCTGAAAGATAATCTAAAGCTAGTCGTTAACATCATTAATAATGTCTTATTTGAGAATAATGTTTAATCAGATATAACTAGACACATTTTGGCCATTTTATGTCTTACTTTATCGTACCTGGCTTACAGGGGCTCAAGCCTTCCTGGTGACTAAGGGAGTCACTTCCTGACAGGCATAGGAACCATATGTTAACTTGGGGATGGCAAGAAAGAAGATTTCATCCAGATCTATAGGTATTATAAGTGAAATCTGgtggtgagttggcttggcttCCTATTCTTGAGAGGTTTTTAAAGACCAGTCTGAGATTCCTTATGAAAACTTCagcaaaacaaacttaaaaaggcTCATGAGATAAATCATATTCTTGCTACACTTATGTAAATAATCAAGACGAATCTAATGAAACCTGTCTGATTTTCTGATCAAGAATAATCTTACTCTGGTTATCTTTGATAAAAAGGTTGAATTACAGTATCACCcccaaaatatgttcttaatcaattcctgtgagtatgaaacAATTGCAAATAGgacaattgttttttttaattagttatttttaattagtGTGTAGCACACTGATTGAAGGATTTATGAAGAGAAAATCACCAGAAGGACTAAGAGGCTGGAAGTCACCAAACGTGGAGATCAGGGAGGACATTagcattgtcatgtgatggaaacGCCAAATGCACAAGGATTACCAACAGCCagcccagaacaccacagtcctAAGAAGAAAGCTTCACCTTACTGAAACCTTCAatttggacttctcccagcctcaaaatcaGGAAGCAAAAAGTTCCTGTTAAGCCAATTCATTTTGGGATATTTGTGATTGCAGCCCAGAAACCAAGTCAGAGGTGACTATAGAGAGAAATTTTGTTCCTTCAACAGAAAACTAAAGCACGCTCTTGGGGATTATCAAATTCTACTCCTGTTCATTGTCTTTGAGTAATTTTGTGCCCCTCTATTAACTGCAGATAACTGCCTGGTTTATTACCTACCTAGTAACTGGACCAGACCCTGTCTTCATGCACAGTGTGTTAACGCTTAACTTCTCACTTCTCCCAGGTTCCTTGGATATCAGCTGACAATCTCTCTAGAGGAATGTTCCCATATATTCCCTCACCCTCCTGAGAGAACATCACTGAGAACTAAAGTGTGATAGCCGAAATCCTTACCAGGACTCAAGGCTGCCTTGCAGCTGGCCTTGCCCCATGATTTGAAGCACTGCAAGCTAAACACAACAACTTAACATACACATTGAAGGTCTCATTAATGCATCAGACAAGAGTTCTCCTTGGCAAGCTGCTTAACTGAGTCACTAAGGAAGACGAGCATCCCCTTTTGAAGAAGCCAGAATCTAAAAGAAATGACAATTACTGCCAACAATACTAAGAGGTTCAACTGGTTTTCTAGGAAAAGTAGCATCAGAAATCCTCCATAGACCATTTTTAGATGATGCTTCACCACACTCAGATATATGACCCTCGGAGTTGTTCAGTGATGAACAAATATCATCATTTTGAGCAAAAGGAGAGACTTACAGTGTTGAATTTTACCTGAACCTTGTGATCCAGGAAAACAGTGTAAGATGAGAAATCCCCTACTCACTAGGTTACTGTCTAAGATGGCCTTAACTTCTCCTTAGCTTACCTAATCTTTACATAAGCTTCTCCTTGTCTCTAGGCCCCTGACCTCCCTCACCTTGACCTTTGCAGAATCCACATACAACATATTCTACCTGGGCTCAACCGTACACTCAGGAGATGATCTCCTTAATGGACACACCTGATTGCTTGACCTCCCCCTTCAGTACTCTTCCCTTTGCTCATTCAGTGCTTGAAAACTGTCTAGCCCCCCACTTCAGGGGAACtgtgttctctttttcttggtGATGACGACCTTTCTAGTGACATCCTCTCTGCTTTGAATAAAGTGATCTTTGCCAGTGCACTGAGCATAATTGTTCAATGCACTTTTTTCTTCAATAATAACTAGGCTTGCATTTTGGTTAGAAAGGAATAACATACAGGATACATGattaaacaatagaaaaagaCACATTATTACACTGTCATATCTGATatgaaaagtaattaaaatatttatgggaTAGGTAGGCAATAACAATGGTGGGAAAGAATGGGTAAATCATTAATATAGTGCAAAATATCTGAGAATAACTTTCTTCATATTATATAACCTCTCAATATACCCTTAGATATTGTAGCCACTGCCCCAAACCTTTTATTCTCCTCTCCAATCAAACTCCCAATTACCCAAGGGAACACTCAGGCAGCAAAATAGTAAGGCACATGGTTTCTAATACAAGGGCAGAGATTGGAGTATAGGAAGTAACTTTGGCaagtgaaaaatcagaaaaatatcatTAACGGAGGTGAACATTTCACTAGATAATTAATGATGATGGGAAACAGGGCAGGAAAAGAATCCAGAAAAGGTGTCCAAGGTAGTGGGAGGCACAACACCCCAGAGGAGGGGTAGCTGCATACAACAGAACACACGCAGTTGGTCTCCCCTTCTTCAGGCAGGAATGAAGCAGAGCTGGAACAAGGGTGGCACTTGGACAATCCCAGTGGAAGCTGGGGTGAGGTCAATGTCCTTAGGCTCAACCACAGATTTCAGGGTGAAATTCTGTAAAATGGTGGTCAGGAATAAGAACAGCTCCATGCGCGCCAGGCCCTCCCCAGCACAAATTCGTTttcctataaagaaaacaaaaattattttctctttgaaacctgtTTCTGAAATGGCACCAGGTGAATCCCCATAACTATTTCAAGAATTACTAGGTGAGTGTGTCAgtggatgtgtggatggatgggtgtgtggatggatggatggatggatggatagatgcaCTTCCTGCCCTTACCTTCCATAATCTTTGCTGAGTGCTTGCCcaacaaaaagaatttaaataaacattCACATAATGAAACTGTTCAGCTTTTGGGATTTGGGCTTTCCAGAATGACCCACAAATTGATCTGTCAAAGGGATGGAGCAGTAGAGAAATGAAAGGGGCTGTGCAATTGTGTTGCTCCTTCTATTTCTGGAACAGAATTTAACAAAAGGTTGAGACCTGTCATGTGATTTCTAAAGGTCCTGTCAGACTACTCCACTCCcctatttaaacattttacatgGCTCCCCTTACATGGTCTATAGGATTAGTTTCTAATTGTGAGGCGTTCATATTCTGTCCCCTGTCGTGGAGCCCATGCTCTCTCCTTCCACTCTTCCTACCCTCTACCTGCAGGGACAGCCACACTCAGCACTCACCAATTCCCAAATAAGACAGCCAGTGGTAAAATTAATCTCATTCTGTTCCATTTGATTGAAATGCACAATTCCCCTCCTCTACCACTGCCTTCAGGACCCAGCTTCAATTTCATTTCCTGTCCTCTGTGAaaatctctctgaatccctctGTCAGTAGAAACGTTTCTTCTTGGGGTTTTCTTCAGTTTCATACTAAACTTTCCATTGAAGCATGGATCAGCCCAAGACATAATTCTCCTATTGTTAGTCCTTCTCCCCTGCTGGAACATGGAACCAGAGGGCAGGAACTGTTCCAGTTTCTTGGTATCCACAGTATTGAGCCCAAATCAGGCACTTAAATTCCATGGAATTCAGGATATTTCCTGGTCAGATTTCAGTCTGAGAGGTCACTGTAGAGGTGGGCCCTCCAATAACCAGGTAGGATGATCACAGTTGGTGGAACATTTCAAGTCTTAGAGATCATCACAAGTGTCCTGCCTCACTCACAGGCTGGTCTGACCCTTGAAGGAACGTTGGGACCATACCTAGAGCTTAGCCTATGGCAGCCACATAGATGGGTCTCAATGAAGTTGATGAGGGAGCTCACTCTTCAGAGCAAAAAAGAAAGGCTTAATAGTGCTGAGCTCCTAGAAGGATCACCTGGGGACTGAGTGCAGTTACTCCAGACTCCTGCTGCCTTGCCATTGTAAGAAATAAGGCCAGGCCCCTAGGTACCACTGAGCTGGTCCTATAATGAAGAGGTGTCATGAAATAAGAAAGAGCTGGGGCATTGGGAATGGTGCTTAGGAATACCATAAAGAGCAGTCCTGACAATTCCAGAGAACCCCTCCTTTTCTCCAAGAAGTCTATTGTTTCAGATGGATAAAAGAAATAGTCTTGCCTGCTGAGAAAGCCATGAAGTAGTCACTCTTCTTAAAGTTTCCACTTTCATCCAGGAAGTGGCCAGGGTCAAACTGACCTGGGTTGGGGAACTCTTTGTTGTCATGCAGGACAGAACTCAGTGATACTAAAACAGTTGTGCCCTGGAATGAACAGAGACACTTCATTATAAGGAGCACACGGAGCTGGAGGTATCACTGAAAATCACTAGCCCGATAaacttaatttataaataagaaaacgtATATCCAAGTAGAGGAAGTAGCATTCCCAACCCCATAGAACAATTAAACACCAGAGCCTGAACTATACCCCAGGTATCCTGGGTTCAGTTACAAAACATATTCCCAAATTCTCATTCCATATCCCAAGATAAAGTGATTTCTATAAAGTCATACATTCAATTAAAATAAGACTAATCAATCCAATATGgaaaagaaagtctttcaacaaatggtgcgaAAACAATTGCATATCCACATCTTCAAAAAGTTTATCAACCCATACCtgacaccatacacaaaaattaattcaagatggaCCTAAACTTAAAACCTAAAACTACAACActccagaagaaagaattagagaatGTTTGTGACTTAGCCATAGACAAACTTATCTTAGGACACAGTAAGCAGTACCTATAAATACACAAATTGATGAATTAGACTTTTCTAAAATCAAAATAGTCTGTCAAAagatatggttaaaaaaaattaggtggctcagtggcagaatttttgcctgccatgccagtgacccgggttcaattcctagagcctacccatgccaaaaaataaaaataaaaaaataggtaaGGGTCAATGGGGAGAAAATATCCACAATACATATTTAACAAAGGATTGCTATCTAAGATATATAAATATCTCCTATAACTTAATTATAACaagacaaaaaattttaaaatgggcaaaatacttgaagagAAACTTCAGAAAAGAAGATATTACCaacaagtacatgaaaaaatgttaaatatcatTAGGCcctagggaaatggaaattaaacctTAGTGAAATGCCTCAACACACCAGccaaaatagctaaaatcaaAAAGACTTACAACACCAAATATCAGGGAGGGTGCGGAACCAGAACTCTCACatatactttctttttgtttgctgtatggtgggttcacatttctttattttcccacATCAGTATCTCGTTATTGCAATCGCCTTTGTTGGTTTTTGCTTGTtggttgaattttatttatttatttttgctcatttgtttgttttgggggaagtgcatggactaggaattgaactcaggtatcccacatggcaggcaagaattttaccaatgaactacacttgcaccacACTCCTATATACTTTTGAAGTATAAAATGGTACACCCAATAAGGAAAATTTCCTATAAGTGTCTTATAAAACTAAGCATACACCTAATGTATAGTCCAGCAATTCCAGGCTTGAtaattacccaagagaaatgaaaaattgaaagacaggagaaagaacaaattGTTTAAAATGTCCCCATACTGGAGAAAGTCTTGGTGTCCACCAtgaggaaaatggataaataagttGCATATATTTATGCAATGGAAAATCAATCAGGAATACCAAGAAACAAAGTATTCATGCATACAATAATATgttgaatctcaaaagcattatccTGAATAAGAAGCCTTACACTTCTTGCCTACATActtactgtgctgatttgaatctattatgGACCCCacaaagccatgtcctttaatcttcattcaatattgttggctgagagcattttgattgttcccacagagatgtgactcaccaaattgtgggtaAAAATTTTTGATTAGCGCGAGATGGGACACCACCCATTTCAGGTGcgacttgattagtttaatggaatcctttaaaagtggaaacattttggacagagtccATTTTTAGAACAACGAAACAGAGGCCACACAGCCCAAGACCTTTGGACATGAACAAGGAAAATGCTCCCGGGGAAGCATCATGAGTCAAGAaaccgggagagaaagctagcagatgtcacaatgttcaccatgtgcctttctagttgagagagatatcctgaatgtcactggccttcttgaaccaaagtatctttccctggatgcctgagattggacacttctatagccttgctttacttgggacattttcatggccttagaactgtggacttgcaacttaataaattcccccttttacaagccattctgtctctggttcattgcattccagctgctagcaagGTAGAAAACGTACATATGGTagaattccacttatatgaaattataCAACTATTCTTTggttaaagaaaaaatcacaaaattctTTGTGTAGAGTAGAGACCAAAAGGACAGGCATGAGGGAACAGTTTAAgatggtagtaattctttctatGCTTTGATAAGGTTCTGAGGAAAAAATGGTGAATACATTTGTTACACTTCATTGAAAGACACAAGTGTGGTTTCTATAgttcatggcatgtaaatttttCCTCAACAGTTAAAGAAAGGACTTCAAACAAATAGGGAACTGTACTAAATGATACCACACTGAAGTATTTATGGGTAAAATAAACTGATATCTTTAACATACTTTGCAATGCATCAAATATAACAATCATCGATGGATGCATATAGAAACGATGAAAAATATgtgataaaacaaatataatacatGTTAGTTGTAGGATCTGAGTAGGAGAGAGGTAGATTTTcactgtataattctttcaaaatctctgttataacattttcataataaattgatggtaaaaatttttaataagtgATCATATTGTACATATTGTTTTACATTCAGCCCTTTTCAGTTAGCAGTGTAGcataaacacatttatttttctattaggaAAGCTCCATATCATTCTCCAaatagctgcatagtattccatgaCATGGGTGTACCAAAATTCATCATATCTCCAATTGTGGATATATGGAATTCACTTTCACACATGCTAAATATGTGATTCTCAAATACAGTAAATAGTGGGTATATATTTTACAACTTGTAAAATGTCATGTGTTCAGAGGAAGGACAgttaaaaagctataaaaatttAGGAAGTTATTAAGAACTCCTGTATTCAATACATTCCAGGCATGATGAAGTTAACAAATAGACTCCTGACCTTCTACATCTGCCCAAACCAGTCTTCTAGCAACATTCCAGAATGACTCACTCTTCCTTCCATTTTGTTATAGTTGAGACCTGACTGAATTCTTGCAATTATACCATGCCAATGGGCACTTCAAGGGCATTGGCAGGGAGTGAAGGAAACACACTAGACTCACCTTGGGGATGAGATACCCTCTAAACTGAACGTCCTGTGTCACCGCACGGGGCAGGCTGGTGGGAAGGAGGTCAACGAATCTCTGGATCTCGTGCACCACGGCGTCCGTGTAGGGCATGCTGCTCCTGTCCTGCATGCAGGGGCTGCGGTGTCTCCCAACCACACGGTCAATCTCTTCCCGGACTTTAGCTGATGAGACACAAGTAAAAGTCGATGGGAAACGAAAAAAACACCACTATCCCAAAGACTCTCAATGCAGAGTCAGTATATTATGATTTGCAGATGAAGAGCTAAATTTAGCTTTTTAGGCAAGTATGGGGTTCATAAGAGATACCCAGACCATATGCCCAGCAGAAGAACACCTGAACCTGGACTGGTTCTTTTCTTTACCAACAAATACCCACTCCTACGTCAGTCTGTGCCTGCCCCAGCCTCCATCCCACGGAGTCAAGACCTGCATCACAGCTGAGAGAGTTGTCACTTTTCCTAAGacccacacatttttttttcctctttgttgcAGAGTGACTTTGTCACCATTGGGAACCACTGAACAGATGAAGCTGGAGATACATAAATTCATAATGAGTCTTTCTACATTGGGACTATCATGACTTGCTCATTTCTACTGTCATACCTGTGACCTCTGGATGTTTCAGCAGCAGTAGGAGTCCATATCTCAAGGTTGTGCTTGTTGTCTCTGTCCCAGCCACAAAGAGATTAGTTGCTGTGATTACCAAGTTctcaatgaaaaatttagaattctgaTTGTGCCTTTCCTATGAATAATGTGATACAATTATGTTACAAATTAATTTGCCAGCATATTTAATCACAATTCATTTAAAGTTACTCAGGAGTGTAAAATTCAGCAAAGCTAAAAATTAGAGAATGTaatattagaagaaactgttgtttAGTCATTCTTCtgaaattatcattattttacacATTATAAATCTGCATTTAAATCTTCTGTATCCCCACCTCTTCTTTTGTCTttgtaaatatttacttttttaaatgtcctttgtAATTATTTTAGAAGTACTTGTGATGGAAAGAGATAAAACAGTGTCCAACTGTTACATAGTGActgcaaaaattaaattttaatttgtcaCCCAACCCTCAACACACCCTCACACAGCCAGGCTTGGTTTATATAATTAAATGTGATTATGAAAtgattaaatatcatttttaacaATGAAATATAAGGGTAAAGATGTTGGTTTCACACGTCCTCCTTCTTTCAACATGCGTGTGAGGATGAAGGTGGGACAATATCTTAGGAAGGTTGGAGGAAAGGGGAAAGCATCCAGGTACATGATGCTATTACTGAGGTATTGAACTGGACTTGGGCATGTTGCTATGGAAGGAACACACCTGACACGCATGGGGTCACTGGTTCACTTGACACCTTCAGAATCAAGCAAGCTAAGCAAGCACAGTGTTATCTCAGCTTCTACCACATTCTCTGCATCCCCAAACTTGTGAGAATTTCCATCatgccaaaatgaaaaataatctagCTATCCTTTAAACTTCATTCTCCCAGAACTCCATACCCTTCAGAACACCAGAAATAGTTTTCCTCAAACACCTCCATGTTTGTTCAAACTGTTATCTAAAAATAATCTAAGATTTCCAACCCAGGACTCAAGTTTCTTCAAAAACACCAACCTCTGTTCAAACTCCTATTTTAGGAAACCCATTTAAACCTCCCTCTTCCATCTCTTTGATAGCCGACACCTCTGGACCTCTATTGCCCATGTCACTGGAAATCCCCTCACCTGTTCCTCATTTTCAATTTACAtcctcattttctttcaatttcctttCAATATCTAATCAAAGCTAGGGATATACAAGTAGACGTCCTAGGTTATGCTCATTGTTCTTACTCTCCCATACACTATCTCCACTCATCACTGGATAGCATACTGAATTGCATTTCATAGTTGTGCTCATTTCTCCTAAAGAGTACAATGTGCTTGATTATAACTaccttttttccatttattatcaACACCTCCAGATTAGGCACAAGGATTCCTAATTTTTAaccattcacattttaaaacccaTGTGATA includes the following:
- the LOC143654033 gene encoding cytochrome P450 2C18-like isoform X2; amino-acid sequence: MKPTLVLHGYEAVKEALIDHGEMFSGRGTSTVLEKAQQGLGILFTSGEMWKQTRRFSLMTLRNFGMGKRSIEDRVQEEARCLVEELRKTNGSPCDPTFILACAPCNVICSIIFKNRFEYNDECFLNLMNTFNENFKILSSQWIQVCNMFPILIHIFPGRHNKFFKNMDYLHNFILEKVKEHQQSLDINNPQDYIDCFLIQMEKERHNQNSKFFIENLVITATNLFVAGTETTSTTLRYGLLLLLKHPEVTAKVREEIDRVVGRHRSPCMQDRSSMPYTDAVVHEIQRFVDLLPTSLPRAVTQDVQFRGYLIPKGTTVLVSLSSVLHDNKEFPNPGQFDPGHFLDESGNFKKSDYFMAFSAGKRICAGEGLARMELFLFLTTILQNFTLKSVVEPKDIDLTPASTGIVQVPPLFQLCFIPA